Below is a window of Enterobacter kobei DNA.
TAAAAAGCGAAACGTCACGTCGGGAAGTGAAATTTTGGGTAATTATGCGCAGGTGCCCGCCGCCCCACAAGGGACGACGGGTTTAAGTGGCGAAATTATGAGGAGATTTCTTGCGATTTGCCATCCGGCGCACGCTTATTGAGCACGTCTGCCAGCTGTTTTTCATCGAGTTGTTTAACCCATTTTGCCACCACCACGGTAGCCACGCCGTTACCCACCAGGTTGGTCAGCGCACGGGCTTCAGACATAAAGCGGTCGATACCGAGGATCAACGCCAGACCGGCCACCGGTAAATGCCCGACCGCCGATATGGTCGCCGCCAGCACGATAAACCCGCTGCCCGTCACCCCCGCCGCGCCTTTCGACGACAGCAGCAACACCACCAGCAAGGTAATCTGATGGAAAATATCCATATGGCTGTTTGTGGCCTGCGCGATAAATACCGCCGCCATGGTCAGATAAATAGAGGTGCCGTCGAGGTTAAAGGAATAGCCCGTCGGGATCACCAGCCCCACCACCGACTTTTTACAGCCCAGCTTTTCCATTTTATCGAGCATGCGCGGCAGCACGGATTCTGACGATGAGGTGCCGAGCACGATCAGCAGTTCTTCACGGATATAGCGGATAAATTTGAAAATATTAAAGCCAGCGGCGCGGGCAATGGATCCCAGTACCACCACCACAAAAAGAATACAGGTGATGTAGAAGCAGGCGATGAGCTGTCCCAGCTGCACCAGCGAACCGACACCGTATTTACCGATGGTAAACGCCATTGCGCCGAATGCGCCGATAGGGGCCAGACGCATGATCATATTAATGATGCCGAAAATGACCTGCGAGAAGCTTTCGATAACGTTAAAAATCAACTGGCCTTTGTGTCCCAGGCGATGCAGGGCAAAACCAAACAGTACGGCAAACAGCAGTACCTGGAGGATATTGCCGCTGGCGAACGCGCCGATGACGCTGCCGGGGATGATATCCAGCAGGAAAGGAATAATGCCCTGTTGTTGCGCCTGTTCGGCATAGACCGCCACGGCTTTCGCATCGAGGGACGCCGGATCGACGTTCATGCCTGCGCCAGGCTGAACTACGTTGACGATAATCAGGCCGATAATCAGCGCAATGGTGCTGACCACCTCGAAGTACAGCAGCGCCACCGCACCGGTACGCCCTACCGCCTTCATGCTTTCCATGCCAGCAATACCGGTCACCACCGTACAGAAGATAACCGGGGCGATGATCATTTTAATGAGTTTTACGAAGGCATCACCAAAGGGTTTCATTTGCGCGCCAATATCCGGATAAAAATGGCCGAGCAAAATACCGATGGCGATAGCTGTCAGGACCTGAAAATAAAGGCTTTTAAACAGTGAGGTTTTCATAGGGTGTCCTTGAAGTAAAAACCACAGGCGTTGTAGGGTTTAGGTTTGCCTGCGGCTTTAAAATAACACCCGATAAACATGACAGAAATAAACTTACTTCAATTTTGAAACAATAATGTTAAGAACTTTGAACTGACTCGCACAAGCGTAAAACAGACTATTCCTGTCCGTCGTCCGGGGAAGCCGCAAAGTAACGCGCTTCAAATTCATCCGGCGGCATGGCACGGGCAAATAAAAAGCCCTGCGCCATGGTGACACCCGCGGCGGTCAGCCAGTCGCGCTGGGCATCGGTTTCCACGCCTTCGGCAATAATGCCCAAATCGAGACTGCGCGCCATATGGATAATCGCGGACACCATACTGTTATCGTCCGGCAGGCCGTCGACAAAGGTTTTATCCACCTTCAGCAGGTCCACCGGCAGCGATTTCATATGGTGCAACTGTCGCAGGCCCGCATAGCCCATACCAAAATCATCCAGCGCGATGCGCACCCCGGCGTTGCGCAGCGGGCGTAAAATTTCCACCGCCGTCTGGGGATCGTCGATACGGCGGCTTTCGGTAACTTCAAGAACGAGCGTACCCGGCGCAATACGATAGCGGTTCAGCAGCGCCAGCAGATCCGGCACCATCGCGTGATGCATCAGTTGCAGCGCGGAAAGGTTTACCG
It encodes the following:
- a CDS encoding dicarboxylate/amino acid:cation symporter; protein product: MKTSLFKSLYFQVLTAIAIGILLGHFYPDIGAQMKPFGDAFVKLIKMIIAPVIFCTVVTGIAGMESMKAVGRTGAVALLYFEVVSTIALIIGLIIVNVVQPGAGMNVDPASLDAKAVAVYAEQAQQQGIIPFLLDIIPGSVIGAFASGNILQVLLFAVLFGFALHRLGHKGQLIFNVIESFSQVIFGIINMIMRLAPIGAFGAMAFTIGKYGVGSLVQLGQLIACFYITCILFVVVVLGSIARAAGFNIFKFIRYIREELLIVLGTSSSESVLPRMLDKMEKLGCKKSVVGLVIPTGYSFNLDGTSIYLTMAAVFIAQATNSHMDIFHQITLLVVLLLSSKGAAGVTGSGFIVLAATISAVGHLPVAGLALILGIDRFMSEARALTNLVGNGVATVVVAKWVKQLDEKQLADVLNKRAPDGKSQEISS